Proteins from a genomic interval of Streptomyces sp. NBC_01445:
- a CDS encoding subtilase-type protease inhibitor — translation MRTNMRFAATAATATALIGGALIATSVTATAAPASLYAPSALVLTVSQPGGSTDTAARAVTLSCMPGASGTHPNPAAACTDLRAADGRPDSLLSTTPGQACTRLWSPITVTVDGVWQGTRTSWKHTFANSCEMNDTVGQSSLLNF, via the coding sequence ATGCGCACGAACATGCGCTTCGCCGCCACCGCAGCCACCGCCACCGCCCTGATCGGCGGAGCACTCATCGCGACCTCGGTCACCGCCACCGCGGCGCCCGCCAGTCTGTACGCACCCTCGGCACTGGTCCTGACCGTCTCCCAGCCCGGCGGATCGACCGACACCGCAGCTCGTGCCGTCACACTGAGCTGCATGCCCGGCGCGAGCGGCACCCATCCCAACCCCGCCGCGGCCTGCACCGACCTGCGCGCCGCCGACGGCCGGCCTGACTCCCTGCTGTCCACCACGCCCGGCCAGGCCTGCACGAGACTGTGGTCCCCCATCACCGTCACGGTCGACGGCGTCTGGCAGGGCACCCGCACCTCCTGGAAACACACCTTTGCGAACTCCTGCGAAATGAACGACACCG